A genome region from Bradyrhizobium commune includes the following:
- a CDS encoding DUF4170 domain-containing protein translates to MTKGSNFWVIGGEFGSMNFHKLVEGSAQVQGPFKTRKEAEDAWRSVSEENRHKAGVRFSIVEEPSRVSA, encoded by the coding sequence ATGACCAAAGGCAGCAATTTCTGGGTGATCGGCGGCGAGTTCGGCTCGATGAACTTCCACAAGCTCGTGGAAGGCTCGGCCCAGGTCCAGGGTCCTTTCAAGACCCGCAAGGAGGCCGAAGACGCCTGGCGTTCGGTTTCGGAAGAGAACCGCCACAAGGCCGGCGTCCGCTTCTCGATCGTGGAAGAGCCGTCGCGGGTCTCGGCCTGA
- a CDS encoding isocitrate lyase — MNYQPRGISTLQGPASYQSEVEAAQALLNNQPTWNGVSAEAVARMRLQNRFKTGLDVARYTAALMRADMAAYDNDPTKYTQSLGCWHGFIAQQKLISVKKHFGGKTDRTYLYLSGWMIAALRSEFGPLPDQSMHEKTSVPALIEELYTFLRQADSRELNDIFRSLDKARKEGDTTREKELIEKIDNFQTHVVPVIADIDAGFGNAEATYLLARKMIEAGACALQIENQVSDEKQCGHQDGKVTVPHEVFIAKIRACRHAFLELGVEDGVIVTRTDSLGAGLTQQIAVSHKPGDIGDQYNSFLDCEEITEENARNGDVIINRNGKMMRPKRLPSNLYQFRPGTGEDRCVLDSITSLQNGADLLWIETEKPHIEQIAKMVDRIRKVIPNAKLAYNNSPSFNWTLNFRWQVYDAMKEAGKDVSKYNRAELMKPEYDDTPLAIEADERIRTFQADSAKRAGIFHHLITLPTYHTAALSTDNLAREYFGEQGMLGYVKNVQRQEIRQGIACAKHQNMAGSDIGDDHKEYFAGEAALKAGGAHNTMNQFG, encoded by the coding sequence ATGAACTACCAGCCCCGTGGCATCAGCACCCTCCAGGGTCCCGCGTCGTACCAGAGCGAGGTCGAGGCGGCCCAGGCGCTCCTCAACAATCAGCCGACCTGGAACGGGGTGTCGGCCGAAGCCGTCGCGCGCATGCGGCTTCAGAACCGTTTCAAGACCGGCCTCGACGTCGCCCGCTACACTGCGGCGCTGATGCGGGCCGACATGGCCGCCTATGACAATGATCCGACCAAGTACACCCAGTCGCTCGGCTGCTGGCACGGCTTCATCGCCCAGCAGAAGCTGATCTCGGTCAAGAAGCACTTCGGCGGCAAGACCGATCGCACCTATCTGTACCTCTCCGGCTGGATGATCGCGGCGCTGCGCTCCGAGTTCGGTCCGCTGCCCGACCAGTCGATGCACGAGAAGACCTCGGTGCCGGCCCTGATCGAGGAGCTCTACACCTTCCTCCGTCAGGCGGACTCGCGCGAGCTCAACGACATCTTCCGCAGCCTCGACAAGGCGCGCAAGGAAGGCGACACGACCCGTGAGAAGGAGCTGATCGAGAAGATCGACAACTTCCAGACTCACGTCGTCCCCGTCATCGCCGACATCGATGCCGGTTTCGGCAATGCGGAGGCGACCTATCTGCTTGCCAGGAAGATGATCGAAGCGGGCGCCTGCGCGCTCCAGATCGAGAACCAGGTCTCTGATGAGAAGCAGTGCGGTCATCAGGACGGCAAGGTCACCGTGCCGCACGAGGTGTTCATCGCCAAGATCCGCGCCTGCCGCCATGCCTTCCTCGAGCTCGGCGTCGAAGACGGCGTCATCGTCACCCGCACCGACTCGCTCGGCGCCGGCCTGACGCAGCAGATCGCGGTCAGCCACAAGCCCGGTGATATCGGCGACCAGTACAACAGCTTCCTCGATTGCGAGGAAATCACCGAGGAGAATGCCCGCAACGGTGACGTCATCATCAATCGCAACGGCAAGATGATGCGTCCGAAGCGGCTGCCCTCGAACCTCTACCAGTTCCGTCCCGGTACGGGCGAGGACCGCTGCGTGCTCGACAGCATCACCTCGCTCCAGAACGGTGCGGATCTGCTGTGGATCGAGACCGAGAAGCCGCATATCGAGCAGATCGCCAAGATGGTCGACCGCATCCGCAAGGTCATCCCGAACGCCAAGCTCGCCTACAACAACTCGCCGTCGTTCAACTGGACCCTCAACTTCCGTTGGCAGGTCTACGACGCGATGAAGGAAGCCGGCAAGGATGTCAGCAAGTACAACCGCGCTGAGCTGATGAAGCCGGAGTACGACGATACGCCGTTGGCGATTGAAGCCGACGAGCGCATCCGTACCTTCCAGGCGGATTCGGCCAAGCGCGCCGGCATCTTCCATCACCTGATCACGCTGCCGACCTACCACACGGCTGCGCTCTCGACCGACAATCTCGCACGCGAGTATTTCGGCGAGCAGGGCATGCTGGGCTACGTCAAGAACGTCCAGCGCCAGGAGATCCGTCAGGGTATCGCCTGCGCCAAGCACCAGAACATGGCCGGCTCCGACATCGGCGACGACCACAAGGAATATTTCGCAGGTGAAGCTGCCCTGAAGGCGGGCGGCGCCCACAATACCATGAACCAGTTCGGCTAA
- a CDS encoding helix-turn-helix domain-containing protein: MPAESGKKLFVGPRVRRIRQQLGLSQTQIAEGLGISPSYINLIERNQRPVTAQILLRLAETYDLDLRDLATADEDRFFAELNEIFSDPLFRQIDVPKQELRDLAELCPGVTHALQRLYAAYTEARQGETLAAAQMADRDVGTRYEANPVERVRELIEANRNYFPELEQAAETLRDELNVPAEGLYAALAARLREKHSIQTRIMPVDVMRETLRRFDRHRRQLLISELVDLPGRAFQLAFQLGLGECAQALETIIGRAGPLDDAPRRLFRITLGNYFAAAVMMPYPAFLAAAEALNYDIHVLAQRFNSGFEQVCHRLTTLQRPNARGIPFFLLRVDNAGNVSKRFSSGTFPFSKFGGTCPLWNVHSTFDTPDRLLKQVIELSDGTRYFSIAQMVRRPVAPHPLPQPRFAIGLGCEIRHAARLTYAAGIDLEKTEGTPIGVNCRLCERENCAQRAEPPITRTLILDETTRRVSSFAFSNAREL, encoded by the coding sequence ATGCCCGCCGAGTCCGGGAAGAAACTGTTCGTCGGCCCGCGCGTTCGGCGGATCAGGCAGCAATTGGGGCTGTCGCAGACCCAGATCGCCGAAGGGCTCGGGATCTCGCCGAGCTACATCAACCTGATCGAGCGCAACCAGCGTCCGGTGACCGCACAGATCCTGCTGCGGCTGGCCGAGACCTACGACCTCGATTTGCGCGACCTTGCCACCGCCGACGAGGACCGCTTCTTCGCCGAGTTGAACGAGATCTTTTCCGATCCGCTGTTCCGCCAGATCGACGTCCCCAAGCAGGAACTGCGCGACCTCGCCGAACTCTGCCCCGGCGTTACGCACGCGCTGCAGCGGCTCTATGCCGCTTATACCGAGGCGCGCCAGGGCGAGACGCTGGCGGCAGCGCAAATGGCCGACCGCGATGTCGGCACGCGCTACGAGGCCAACCCGGTCGAGCGCGTGCGCGAGCTAATCGAGGCCAACCGCAACTATTTTCCGGAGCTCGAGCAGGCCGCCGAGACTCTTCGCGACGAGCTGAACGTGCCGGCCGAAGGGCTGTACGCCGCGCTCGCGGCGCGATTGCGCGAAAAGCATTCGATCCAGACCCGCATCATGCCGGTCGACGTGATGCGCGAGACGTTGCGCCGTTTCGACCGCCATCGCCGCCAGCTCCTGATCTCGGAGCTGGTCGACCTGCCCGGCCGCGCCTTCCAGCTCGCCTTCCAGCTCGGGCTTGGTGAATGCGCGCAAGCCCTGGAGACCATCATCGGCCGCGCCGGCCCGCTCGACGACGCGCCGCGGCGGCTGTTCCGCATCACGCTCGGCAACTACTTTGCGGCGGCCGTGATGATGCCCTACCCGGCGTTCCTGGCTGCAGCCGAAGCGCTCAACTACGACATCCATGTGCTGGCGCAGCGCTTCAATTCCGGCTTCGAGCAGGTCTGTCATCGCCTCACCACGTTGCAGCGGCCGAATGCACGCGGCATTCCGTTCTTCCTGCTCCGCGTCGACAATGCCGGCAACGTGTCGAAGCGCTTTTCGTCGGGCACGTTCCCGTTCTCAAAATTCGGCGGCACGTGTCCCTTGTGGAACGTGCACTCGACCTTCGACACGCCGGATCGCCTGTTGAAGCAGGTGATCGAACTCTCCGACGGCACGCGCTATTTCTCGATCGCGCAGATGGTGCGCCGGCCGGTGGCGCCGCACCCGCTGCCGCAACCGCGCTTCGCCATCGGGCTCGGCTGCGAGATCCGCCACGCCGCGCGCCTGACTTACGCCGCCGGCATCGATCTGGAAAAGACGGAAGGCACGCCGATCGGCGTCAACTGCCGCCTCTGCGAGCGCGAAAACTGCGCCCAGCGCGCCGAGCCGCCGATCACGCGCACGCTGATTCTGGACGAGACGACACGGCGGGTCAGCTCGTTTGCGTTCTCGAACGCAAGGGAGTTGTGA
- a CDS encoding antibiotic biosynthesis monooxygenase yields the protein MYAAIRQAKAKSGSAEELARRIKDGAVPIISDVDGFRAYYVVYAGDDTVTAISIFDKFEQAEEANRRAIAWIEKDLGPLLAGHASAAAGPVIVHTLA from the coding sequence ATGTATGCCGCCATCCGTCAGGCCAAGGCGAAAAGCGGGAGTGCGGAAGAGCTGGCGCGCCGCATCAAGGACGGCGCCGTTCCGATCATCAGCGACGTCGACGGCTTTCGGGCCTATTACGTCGTCTATGCCGGCGACGACACGGTGACCGCAATTTCCATCTTCGACAAGTTCGAGCAGGCGGAGGAGGCGAACCGGCGCGCGATCGCCTGGATCGAGAAGGATCTCGGCCCGCTGCTCGCCGGCCACGCCAGCGCCGCAGCGGGGCCTGTGATCGTGCACACGCTGGCGTAG
- a CDS encoding tetratricopeptide repeat protein, producing the protein MTKAAVPLLIVLGVLVGLSTHTVVNCGDEDEPDICSAVIGFSPFRGSLIAFAYEGRGRIALRHGDYGRAISDFDEAIHLNPNRASLYRDRAQAYRQNGEPELAIADYDEAIALDPKLAKPYHERGVALAAKGDLDRAILSYSTAVRLDPADAQVRLDRGLAYLARGQADDARTDFEAALALPAGRDTRAHDAARAKLAELSSAEPRRLSVPRR; encoded by the coding sequence ATGACCAAAGCTGCCGTGCCATTGCTGATCGTCCTGGGCGTGCTCGTTGGGCTGTCCACGCATACGGTCGTGAATTGCGGCGACGAAGACGAGCCAGACATCTGCTCGGCCGTGATCGGCTTCTCGCCGTTCCGCGGCTCGCTGATCGCCTTTGCCTATGAGGGGCGCGGTCGGATCGCGCTGCGCCACGGCGACTACGGTCGCGCGATTTCCGATTTCGACGAGGCCATCCATCTCAATCCCAACCGCGCCTCGCTCTATCGCGACCGCGCGCAGGCCTACCGGCAGAACGGCGAGCCGGAGCTCGCGATTGCCGACTATGACGAGGCGATTGCGCTCGACCCCAAGCTTGCCAAGCCCTATCACGAGCGCGGCGTTGCGCTGGCCGCCAAGGGCGATCTCGACCGCGCCATCCTGAGCTACAGCACCGCCGTCCGTCTCGACCCGGCCGACGCGCAGGTCCGCCTTGACCGCGGCCTGGCGTACCTCGCCCGCGGCCAGGCCGACGATGCCCGCACCGATTTCGAAGCGGCATTGGCGCTGCCCGCGGGCCGGGACACAAGGGCGCATGACGCTGCGCGCGCGAAACTTGCGGAGCTGTCAAGCGCCGAGCCCAGGCGTCTCTCCGTGCCGCGGCGGTGA
- the htpX gene encoding zinc metalloprotease HtpX, which yields MNYLRTAMLLAGLTALFMGVGYLIGGAAGAMIALVIAAATNLFTYWNSDRMVLSMYGAHEVDRQSAPELVGLVAELAGRAALPMPRVFLMDEAQPNAFATGRNPENAAVAVTTGLMRQLSREELAGVIAHELAHIKHHDTLLMTITATIAGAISMLAQFGMFFGGNRDNNGPGIVGSILMMILAPLGAMLVQMAISRTREYAADNLGARIVGQPMWLASALVKIEGAAHQVPNHDAERNPATAHMFIINPLSGHGVDSLFATHPSTQNRIAALQQLASELGAHAAPSVGANENYPPQSPWGRSSSRGPSRGPSRGPWG from the coding sequence ATGAACTATCTTCGTACCGCGATGCTTCTCGCAGGCCTCACCGCCCTGTTCATGGGCGTGGGCTATCTGATCGGCGGCGCTGCCGGCGCCATGATCGCGCTTGTCATTGCTGCGGCAACCAATCTGTTCACTTACTGGAACTCCGACCGCATGGTGCTCTCGATGTACGGGGCCCATGAGGTCGACCGGCAAAGCGCGCCGGAGCTGGTCGGCCTCGTCGCCGAGCTTGCCGGCCGCGCCGCGCTGCCGATGCCGCGCGTGTTCCTGATGGACGAGGCGCAGCCGAACGCGTTCGCCACGGGGCGAAATCCCGAGAACGCGGCCGTGGCCGTCACCACCGGCCTGATGCGTCAGCTCAGCCGCGAGGAGCTCGCCGGCGTGATCGCGCACGAGCTCGCACACATCAAGCATCACGACACGCTTCTGATGACGATCACCGCGACCATTGCGGGCGCGATCTCCATGCTGGCGCAATTCGGCATGTTCTTCGGCGGCAACCGCGACAATAACGGCCCCGGCATCGTCGGCTCGATCCTGATGATGATCCTGGCGCCGCTCGGCGCCATGCTGGTGCAGATGGCGATCAGCCGCACCCGCGAATATGCGGCCGACAATCTCGGTGCGCGCATCGTCGGCCAGCCGATGTGGCTCGCCTCGGCGCTGGTGAAGATCGAAGGCGCCGCACATCAGGTGCCGAACCATGATGCCGAACGCAATCCTGCGACCGCGCACATGTTCATCATCAATCCGCTGTCGGGCCATGGCGTCGACAGTCTCTTCGCCACGCATCCCTCGACGCAGAACCGTATCGCGGCGCTCCAGCAATTGGCGTCCGAGCTCGGCGCGCATGCCGCGCCCTCGGTCGGCGCCAATGAAAACTATCCGCCGCAAAGCCCGTGGGGCCGCTCGTCCTCGCGCGGTCCTTCACGTGGTCCTTCACGTGGTCCTTGGGGATGA
- a CDS encoding lytic murein transglycosylase has translation MNCLGSRLAVVTIAVSFALALPASAQFAPPPAKPAAPRATAPSQRAASCHNGASFDRFLADVKNQALAAGVSQRALSEASPYLVYDQGIVNRDRGQRVFGQLFTEFAGRMAAPYRMQNGQQHIKQYAAAFARAEKEYGVPPAVIAAFWGLESDFGANMGNLPMLKSLVSLAYDCRRSDMFVGETIAALKVIDRGDLTPDEMIGSWAGELGQTQFLPTHYVNYAVDYDGDGRRDLLRSAPDVIGSTANYIANGLKWRRGEPWLEEIKVPPNLPWDQTDLTVQQPRSKWAQLGVTYADGRPLPNDNLAASVLLPMGRTGPAFMAYANFAAYTEWNNSLIYSTTAGYLASRIAGAAPMRKPAGQVAQLPFNELKELQQLLVRAGFNVGKVDGVLGQQSRAAVKAMQIKYGLPADSWPTAELLARMRGGTAQAQPAGMVR, from the coding sequence ATGAACTGCCTTGGTTCTCGCCTTGCGGTCGTGACGATCGCGGTCTCATTCGCCCTCGCCCTTCCTGCCTCCGCCCAATTCGCGCCGCCGCCCGCAAAGCCCGCCGCTCCCAGAGCCACGGCACCCTCGCAGCGCGCGGCATCGTGCCACAATGGCGCGAGCTTCGATCGCTTTCTTGCCGACGTGAAGAACCAAGCGCTTGCCGCCGGTGTGTCGCAGCGGGCGCTGAGCGAGGCCTCGCCCTACCTCGTTTACGACCAGGGCATCGTCAACCGCGACCGTGGCCAGCGCGTGTTCGGCCAGCTCTTCACCGAATTCGCCGGCCGCATGGCCGCGCCCTACCGGATGCAGAACGGCCAGCAGCACATCAAGCAATACGCCGCCGCGTTCGCGCGCGCGGAGAAGGAGTATGGCGTGCCGCCGGCGGTGATTGCCGCGTTCTGGGGACTGGAAAGCGATTTCGGCGCCAATATGGGCAATTTGCCAATGCTGAAATCGCTGGTGTCGCTGGCCTATGATTGCCGCCGCTCGGACATGTTCGTGGGCGAGACCATTGCCGCGCTGAAAGTCATCGACCGCGGCGATCTCACACCGGACGAGATGATCGGCTCCTGGGCCGGCGAGCTCGGCCAGACGCAATTTCTGCCGACGCATTACGTCAACTACGCCGTCGATTATGACGGCGACGGACGGCGCGATCTGTTGCGCAGCGCGCCCGATGTGATCGGCTCGACCGCGAACTACATCGCCAACGGCTTGAAGTGGCGACGCGGCGAGCCTTGGCTGGAGGAAATCAAGGTGCCGCCGAACCTGCCCTGGGATCAGACCGATCTGACCGTACAGCAGCCGCGCTCAAAATGGGCACAGCTGGGCGTCACCTACGCGGACGGACGGCCGTTGCCGAACGACAATCTTGCCGCCTCCGTGCTGCTGCCGATGGGACGGACCGGGCCGGCCTTCATGGCCTATGCGAATTTCGCGGCCTACACCGAATGGAATAACTCGCTGATCTATTCGACAACGGCCGGCTATCTCGCCTCGCGCATCGCAGGCGCTGCGCCGATGCGCAAGCCCGCCGGGCAGGTCGCGCAATTGCCGTTCAACGAACTGAAGGAATTGCAGCAGCTTCTGGTGCGCGCCGGCTTCAATGTCGGCAAGGTCGACGGCGTGCTCGGCCAGCAGAGCCGCGCCGCCGTGAAAGCGATGCAGATCAAATACGGCCTGCCGGCCGATTCCTGGCCGACCGCCGAGCTTCTGGCGCGCATGCGCGGCGGCACGGCGCAGGCCCAGCCGGCGGGCATGGTGCGGTAG
- a CDS encoding DUF1993 domain-containing protein, producing MSFYDAVVPAYLQMLNSLTGLLTKAEAHCAAKKVDPSVLLGSRLYPDMLPLSKQIQLASDYPTRGCARLTHSEVPSTPDTETTFAELKQRLAKTIDYVKSFKPEQFEGADTKDVTFPVGPDKTITMKGQQFLSTFSLPNFYFHAATAHGILRHNGVEIGKRDFLGAN from the coding sequence ATGTCCTTCTACGACGCCGTCGTCCCCGCCTATTTGCAAATGCTGAACAGCCTGACCGGCCTTCTGACGAAGGCTGAGGCGCATTGCGCGGCCAAAAAAGTCGACCCGAGCGTGCTGCTGGGATCTCGCCTGTACCCGGACATGCTGCCGCTGTCGAAGCAGATCCAGCTCGCCAGCGACTATCCGACCAGGGGTTGTGCGCGGCTGACGCACAGCGAGGTACCGTCGACGCCCGACACCGAGACGACGTTTGCGGAATTGAAGCAGCGGCTGGCGAAGACGATCGATTATGTCAAATCGTTCAAGCCTGAGCAGTTCGAGGGCGCCGATACCAAGGACGTCACCTTCCCCGTCGGCCCTGACAAGACCATCACGATGAAGGGGCAGCAATTCCTGAGCACGTTCTCTCTGCCGAACTTCTATTTCCACGCGGCGACCGCCCACGGCATCTTGCGTCACAATGGCGTCGAGATCGGCAAGCGCGATTTCCTCGGCGCGAACTGA